A window of the Drosophila simulans strain w501 chromosome 2L, Prin_Dsim_3.1, whole genome shotgun sequence genome harbors these coding sequences:
- the LOC6732157 gene encoding sorting nexin-29, whose translation MPENASSSMPTEAGFRSMRSQLAGSTFGQRREDIFRRLQESAHQITQKFSGKELATERDESVQELCESLEELMTYGLRQSASTSSFSAASFIQNMQEMVSGNAGGGSNNNDATFWEFCQTHLTPHERQRYMELKQIWTNVGRGRAFIRATLNEKRLHSHVLTWLSDEKQLHRFYTPWSLLLNDEAAKKLPEIIDSLSDVLFALNVDTTELNAPRRSTPSVQAVKEEPIIFTTSPVPVVGRQKRPGIAVERPIECVNSTEDLLGALKPIESVEVQQILSKEFIEQELAQPQEEVNLGPFDPIEPELEFLKTPLPDIGAHVGESELYEDRSDTSSQWSKSSSSANCLANSQQQAALEEHVNQLNERCALLETRVAELSLQNRLLIQRLTKHFEETGIDPSSSLCSNFLITIPYVKLSKSQRSGSHYTYEVHITMRQRLEHWTFFRRYSEFNKLHKSLLKTHPVVSAVEFPPKKHFGNMNLVFVEERRQQLQIYLLNLVETLPQVEACKSKAELQKVFPFFRDR comes from the coding sequence AGGAAAGTGCGCATCAAATCACACAGAAGTTCAGTGGCAAAGAACTGGCCACTGAGCGGGATGAATCTGTTCAGGAACTGTGCGAATCCCTCGAGGAGCTAATGACCTACGGACTTAGACAATCGGCCAGCACTTCCTCCTTCAGTGCCGCCAGCTTCATCCAGAACATGCAGGAGATGGTGTCCGGAAATGCGGGcggaggcagcaacaacaatgacgcCACCTTCTGGGAATTCTGCCAGACGCATTTGACGCCCCACGAACGTCAGAGGTATATGGAGCTCAAGCAGATCTGGACGAATGTGGGCAGAGGACGTGCCTTCATACGCGCCACACTTAACGAGAAGCGATTGCATAGCCATGTCCTCACCTGGCTGAGCGACGAGAAGCAACTGCATCGATTTTACACACCTTGGTCCCTGCTACTCAACGATGAGGCGGCCAAGAAGCTGCCAGAGATCATAGACTCCCTCAGTGATGTACTGTTCGCCCTCAATGTGGACACCACTGAGCTGAATGCACCCAGGAGATCGACGCCAAGTGTTCAAGCCGTCAAAGAGGAACCAATTATATTCACCACCAGTCCAGTGCCGGTGGTGGGACGCCAAAAAAGACCTGGCATTGCCGTGGAACGTCCCATTGAGTGCGTCAACTCCACAGAGGATTTACTGGGTGCCCTAAAGCCCATCGAGTCGGTGGAGGTCCAGCAAATTCTCTCCAAGGAATTCATCGAACAGGAATTAGCCCAGCCACAGGAAGAAGTCAACTTGGGTCCCTTCGACCCCATTGAACCCGAGCTGGAGTTTCTCAAGACGCCCTTGCCAGACATTGGCGCGCATGTTGGAGAGTCAGAGCTCTACGAAGACCGGAGCGACACCTCCTCGCAGTGGAGCAAGTCCTCCTCCTCTGCCAACTGCTTGGCTAACAGCCAACAGCAAGCGGCGCTGGAGGAGCATGTCAACCAGCTAAACGAAAGATGCGCCCTACTGGAAACCCGTGTGGCGGAGCTTAGTCTACAAAATCGCCTGCTCATCCAAAGGCTGACCAAACATTTTGAGGAGACCGGCATCGACCCCAGTTCATCGCTGTGCTCCAATTTCCTGATAACCATTCCGTACGTAAAGCTGTCAAAGTCGCAACGATCTGGTTCCCACTACACTTACGAGGTTCACATCACGATGAGGCAGCGTTTGGAGCACTGGACGTTTTTCAGACGCTACAGCGAGTTCAACAAGCTGCACAAGTCACTGCTTAAGACCCATCCGGTGGTCAGTGCCGTGGAGTTTCCACCAAAGAAGCATTTCGGCAACATGAACCTGGTCTTCGTGGAGGAACGccgccagcagctgcagatcTATCTGCTCAACCTGGTGGAGACCCTGCCGCAGGTGGAGGCCTGTAAGTCGAAGGCGGAGCTGCAAAAGGTTTTCCCCTTCTTCAGGGATAGGTAG